The following are encoded together in the Actinomycetota bacterium genome:
- a CDS encoding pilus assembly protein TadG-related protein, with protein sequence MLLVGLVVLVLMVLALGWDTSNWFLGHRALGNLADGAAVAAANDVDTRTWYLSGGRSVRVAQERARATATAYLAESVGDSGITGVRLRSVKVVPGEGGPEVTVRLAAPARVGLLRLLRLVPPEMEGGAAATARLVPP encoded by the coding sequence GTGCTGCTGGTCGGGTTGGTGGTGCTGGTGCTGATGGTGCTGGCGTTGGGATGGGACACGTCGAACTGGTTCCTGGGGCATCGGGCGTTGGGGAACCTGGCGGACGGGGCGGCGGTGGCGGCCGCGAACGATGTCGACACCAGGACCTGGTACCTGAGTGGGGGGCGGAGCGTCCGGGTCGCGCAGGAGCGGGCGCGGGCGACGGCGACGGCCTATCTGGCGGAGTCGGTGGGGGACTCCGGGATCACCGGGGTGCGGTTGCGCTCGGTGAAGGTGGTTCCGGGAGAGGGCGGGCCGGAGGTGACGGTTCGGCTCGCGGCGCCGGCGCGGGTGGGGTTGCTCCGGCTGCTGCGGCTGGTCCCTCCGGAGATGGAGGGTGGCGCGGCGGCCACGGCGCGTCTGGTTCCTCCTTGA
- a CDS encoding TadE/TadG family type IV pilus assembly protein has protein sequence MSERPKGGRAPEGGSAVVEFVLVSVVALVLAMSVAQLGLFLWERNALMGSLSEGARVAATEGRSVADGARVASELLRRAAGERVAGAVPIEGSEAGGVVVLRAEGTLPSFVPGVPGLPVRMTARMHEEESL, from the coding sequence TTGAGTGAGCGACCGAAGGGCGGCCGGGCCCCGGAGGGCGGGTCGGCGGTGGTGGAGTTCGTCCTGGTGTCGGTGGTGGCGTTGGTGCTGGCCATGTCGGTCGCCCAGCTCGGGTTGTTCCTGTGGGAACGGAACGCGCTGATGGGGTCGCTGTCGGAGGGGGCGCGGGTGGCGGCGACCGAGGGCCGGTCGGTGGCGGACGGAGCCCGGGTGGCGTCCGAGCTGCTGCGGCGGGCGGCCGGTGAGCGGGTCGCGGGCGCGGTGCCGATCGAGGGCTCCGAGGCCGGCGGGGTGGTGGTGCTGCGGGCCGAGGGGACGTTGCCGTCGTTCGTTCCCGGGGTGCCGGGGCTGCCGGTCCGGATGACGGCGCGGATGCATGAGGAGGAGTCGCTGTGA
- a CDS encoding type II secretion system F family protein, with protein MSPAAVAVSVGLVAGVVLAVLGAPRMRRPRLAARLDPYLRGLEPATTRLLQGAETPLTPLPALERLLGPLLRDGARLVERWLGGSAAVARRLREAGVATDVTRFRAEQVLWGLAGFAAGVLVTLGLPAVAGRPVSAMAVVGGAVVGVLGGILGRDGWLGRQVARRQAQILRELPTLTDLLCLAVTAGEGPRAALDRTVARSHGELSRELAMVLADVRAGEPFTTAMERLAVRVPIPAVVRFVDGLVVATERGTPLGDVLRAQAADVREQHKRDLIEAGGRREVLMLVPVVFLELPVVILFALYPGLVSLSQIAR; from the coding sequence ATGAGCCCTGCGGCGGTGGCGGTGAGCGTCGGGCTGGTGGCCGGTGTGGTGCTGGCCGTGCTGGGGGCGCCGCGGATGCGGCGGCCTCGGCTTGCCGCGCGGCTCGATCCGTACCTGCGAGGGCTGGAGCCGGCGACGACCCGGCTGCTCCAGGGCGCCGAGACGCCGCTGACACCGCTTCCCGCCCTGGAACGGCTGCTCGGGCCGTTGCTCCGGGACGGTGCCCGCCTGGTCGAGCGGTGGCTCGGCGGGTCCGCGGCCGTCGCCCGCCGGCTGCGCGAGGCCGGGGTCGCCACCGACGTGACCCGGTTCCGGGCCGAGCAGGTGCTGTGGGGGCTGGCCGGGTTCGCCGCCGGCGTGCTGGTGACACTCGGCCTTCCCGCCGTGGCCGGGCGGCCGGTCTCGGCCATGGCGGTGGTCGGCGGGGCGGTGGTCGGCGTGCTCGGCGGGATCCTGGGCCGCGACGGGTGGCTCGGTCGGCAGGTCGCCCGGCGGCAGGCCCAGATCCTCCGCGAGCTGCCCACCCTGACCGACCTGCTGTGCCTGGCGGTGACCGCCGGGGAGGGCCCGAGGGCCGCGCTGGACCGGACCGTGGCCCGCTCCCACGGCGAGCTGAGCCGGGAGCTGGCCATGGTGCTGGCCGACGTGCGGGCGGGCGAGCCGTTCACCACCGCCATGGAGCGGCTGGCCGTCCGGGTGCCGATCCCCGCGGTCGTCCGGTTCGTCGACGGCCTGGTCGTGGCCACCGAGCGCGGCACACCGCTCGGCGACGTGCTCCGGGCGCAGGCCGCCGACGTCCGTGAGCAGCACAAGCGCGACCTGATCGAGGCCGGTGGACGCCGCGAGGTGCTGATGCTCGTGCCGGTCGTGTTCCTCGAGCTGCCGGTCGTGATCCTGTTCGCCCTCTACCCGGGCCTCGTCTCGCTGTCCCAGATCGCCCGCTGA
- a CDS encoding type II secretion system F family protein, whose protein sequence is MDELAVLAIPAVLVAGLVLLGLGLDDRARGGRVQDGRVGDGQATDVRERRWVGRFADWTTQAGVRGVRPWHVAAVCGGSGLAAGLVVLTVTRSPWLGLAFAGLAGWLPLGALRARRRRRLRELREVWPDAIDNLASGVRAGLSLPEAVAGLAERGPETLRPSFARFADDYHATGRFGSALDRLKEELADPTADRVIEALRLAREVGGSELGRMLRTLSGFLRDEQRVRRELEARQTWVVVAARMAFATPWVVLLLLATKPEAVAAYRGTGGAVVLAVGAAVAVAGYRLMLAIGRLPTEERVLR, encoded by the coding sequence GTGGATGAGCTGGCCGTGCTGGCCATCCCGGCGGTGCTGGTGGCCGGGCTGGTCCTGCTGGGCCTGGGGCTCGACGACCGGGCGCGGGGCGGTCGGGTGCAGGACGGGCGGGTGGGGGACGGGCAGGCGACGGACGTCCGGGAACGGCGGTGGGTCGGGCGGTTCGCCGACTGGACGACCCAGGCCGGGGTTCGCGGGGTCCGGCCGTGGCATGTGGCGGCGGTGTGCGGCGGGTCGGGGCTGGCCGCCGGGCTGGTGGTGCTGACGGTGACCCGTTCGCCCTGGCTCGGTCTGGCCTTCGCCGGGCTGGCCGGGTGGCTGCCGCTGGGGGCGTTGCGGGCCCGGCGGCGGCGACGGCTCCGCGAGCTGCGCGAGGTCTGGCCGGACGCCATCGACAACCTGGCCTCCGGCGTCCGGGCCGGCCTGTCCCTCCCCGAGGCGGTGGCCGGCCTGGCCGAGCGGGGACCGGAGACGCTGCGACCATCGTTCGCCAGGTTCGCCGACGACTACCACGCCACCGGTCGCTTCGGCAGCGCCCTGGACCGTCTCAAGGAGGAGCTGGCCGACCCGACCGCCGACCGGGTCATCGAGGCGCTGCGGCTGGCCCGGGAGGTGGGCGGGAGCGAGCTGGGCCGCATGCTGCGCACCCTCTCGGGCTTCCTCCGGGACGAGCAGCGCGTACGCAGGGAGCTGGAGGCGCGCCAGACCTGGGTGGTGGTCGCGGCCCGCATGGCCTTCGCGACCCCGTGGGTGGTCCTCCTGCTGCTCGCGACCAAGCCCGAGGCGGTCGCCGCCTACCGCGGCACCGGCGGCGCCGTGGTCCTGGCGGTCGGGGCGGCCGTGGCCGTCGCCGGCTACCGCCTGATGCTGGCCATCGGCCGCCTCCCGACCGAGGAACGGGTCCTGCGATGA
- a CDS encoding ATPase, T2SS/T4P/T4SS family: MTAGQQTADQIVEDEVRELVRRRGLDPGSGDAVAVRQLIDEVVTDYAERRLVAAMPPLTDAGQVAKAVADRVIGMGPLQPYFDDPDVEEIWINEPGKVFVAKAGRPQLTTTVLSEEHVHDLVELMLRASGRRVDLSSPFVDATLGDGSRLHVVIPDITQRHWAVNIRRFVLRAHSLTELVRLGTMSGQCARFLEAAVVSGLNIVVAGATQSGKTTTLNCLAAAIPPRERVITCEEVFELQVGLPDTVAMQTRQPNLEGEGEIRQRRLIKEALRMRPDRLLVGEVRQEECLDLLIAFNSGIPGMTSVHANSAREALVKLTTLPLLAGENVSHRFILPTVAATIDLIVFLRGDGWGRRRVEEVLAVSGRVEEDQVEAGLVFRRAGERLLWTGEFPPHAERFRDHGFELVEVLAT, translated from the coding sequence ATGACGGCGGGGCAGCAGACCGCCGACCAGATCGTGGAGGACGAGGTCCGCGAGCTGGTCCGGCGGCGCGGGCTCGACCCGGGCAGCGGCGACGCCGTCGCCGTGCGCCAGCTCATCGACGAGGTGGTCACCGACTACGCCGAGCGGCGGCTGGTGGCGGCCATGCCGCCGCTCACCGACGCCGGGCAGGTCGCCAAGGCGGTCGCCGACCGGGTGATCGGCATGGGGCCGCTGCAGCCTTACTTCGACGACCCGGACGTCGAGGAGATCTGGATCAACGAACCCGGCAAGGTGTTCGTGGCCAAGGCCGGGCGGCCCCAGCTGACCACCACCGTGCTCAGCGAGGAGCACGTCCACGATCTGGTCGAGCTCATGCTCCGGGCCAGCGGGCGCCGGGTCGACCTGTCCAGCCCGTTCGTCGACGCGACCCTTGGCGACGGCTCCCGGCTCCATGTGGTCATCCCCGACATCACCCAGCGCCACTGGGCGGTCAACATCCGGCGGTTCGTGCTCCGCGCCCACTCGCTCACCGAGCTGGTCCGTCTCGGCACGATGAGCGGCCAGTGCGCCCGGTTCCTCGAGGCGGCGGTGGTCAGCGGGCTCAACATCGTCGTCGCCGGGGCCACCCAGTCCGGGAAGACGACCACCCTCAACTGCCTGGCTGCGGCCATCCCGCCCCGCGAACGGGTGATCACCTGCGAGGAGGTGTTCGAGCTCCAGGTGGGCCTGCCGGACACCGTGGCCATGCAGACCAGGCAGCCCAACCTGGAGGGCGAGGGCGAGATCCGCCAGCGCCGCCTCATCAAGGAGGCGCTGCGGATGCGGCCCGACCGGCTGCTCGTCGGCGAGGTGCGCCAGGAGGAGTGCCTCGACCTCCTGATCGCCTTCAACTCCGGGATCCCGGGCATGACCTCCGTGCACGCCAACTCGGCCCGCGAGGCGCTGGTCAAGCTGACCACCCTGCCCCTGCTGGCCGGCGAGAACGTGTCCCACCGCTTCATCCTGCCCACCGTCGCGGCCACCATCGACCTGATCGTGTTCCTGCGGGGCGACGGCTGGGGCCGGCGGCGGGTCGAGGAGGTCCTGGCCGTCTCCGGCCGGGTCGAGGAGGACCAGGTCGAGGCCGGTCTGGTGTTCCGCCGGGCCGGTGAGCGCCTGCTCTGGACCGGGGAGTTCCCGCCCCACGCCGAGCGCTTCCGCGACCACGGGTTCGAGCTCGTCGAGGTCCTGGCGACATGA
- a CDS encoding P-loop NTPase, whose protein sequence is MTLRMVTAGVGAAWEAALVQACQAGQVAAQVLHRCYDLGDLLAVAAAGQAEVALVAAGTRWLDRDALARLAGAGLAVVGVAPAADEDSERRLRQLGLLQVASDADPPEALVERARAALASEPDPEPDLAGDPPPAEVAPAPADGGARRILAAVWGPKGGPGRTTVAVNLAFEAAASGDEVLLVDADTYGGAIAQTLGFLDEAPGLAWAARTAGRGELDAPRLWRSVRRAAPSGPRVLLGLPRAELWTEIRPGTWEALLELFRVAFPVTVVDAGFCLEEDEERLSDQVRLRRNAVTRLAVQAADLVVAVARADPVGLHAFIRGYQELRDLGIPASRVRVVVNQLRPGMFGGDRPAEQVRAALSRYVGIDPAAVIPYDRPGVDAALLAGQALREARPGSPAQIALARLAAFLFPAQTVQSRRRRGRAGASVTAATGAGP, encoded by the coding sequence ATGACGCTGCGCATGGTGACCGCGGGGGTGGGGGCGGCCTGGGAGGCTGCCCTGGTGCAGGCCTGCCAGGCGGGGCAGGTCGCCGCGCAGGTGCTGCACCGCTGCTACGACCTGGGTGACCTGCTGGCGGTGGCCGCCGCCGGCCAGGCCGAGGTGGCCCTGGTCGCCGCCGGGACCCGCTGGCTGGACCGCGACGCCCTGGCCCGGCTGGCCGGGGCCGGCCTGGCCGTGGTCGGGGTGGCCCCGGCCGCCGACGAGGACAGCGAGCGCCGGCTCCGCCAGCTGGGGCTGCTGCAGGTCGCCTCGGACGCGGACCCGCCGGAGGCACTGGTGGAACGGGCCCGGGCCGCCCTGGCCAGCGAGCCCGACCCCGAACCGGATCTCGCCGGCGACCCCCCGCCGGCCGAGGTGGCCCCGGCCCCTGCGGACGGTGGAGCGCGGCGGATCCTGGCCGCGGTGTGGGGACCGAAGGGCGGGCCGGGACGGACCACCGTGGCCGTCAATCTGGCGTTCGAGGCGGCCGCCAGCGGCGACGAGGTCCTGCTCGTCGACGCCGACACCTACGGCGGCGCGATCGCGCAGACGCTCGGGTTCCTCGACGAGGCGCCCGGCCTGGCCTGGGCGGCTCGGACGGCCGGACGCGGCGAGCTGGACGCTCCCCGGCTCTGGCGCTCGGTCCGGCGGGCCGCTCCCAGTGGCCCTCGGGTGCTGCTCGGGCTGCCACGGGCCGAGCTCTGGACCGAGATCCGCCCCGGCACCTGGGAGGCGCTGCTGGAGCTGTTCCGGGTGGCCTTCCCGGTCACCGTCGTCGACGCCGGGTTCTGCCTCGAGGAGGACGAGGAGCGGCTCTCCGACCAGGTCCGCCTCCGCAGGAACGCCGTCACCCGGCTGGCCGTGCAGGCAGCCGACCTGGTGGTGGCCGTGGCCAGGGCCGACCCGGTCGGCCTGCACGCCTTCATCCGCGGCTACCAGGAGCTGCGCGACCTCGGCATCCCGGCGAGCAGGGTCCGGGTGGTGGTCAACCAGCTGCGACCGGGCATGTTCGGCGGTGACCGCCCGGCCGAGCAGGTGCGGGCCGCCCTCAGCCGCTACGTCGGCATCGACCCGGCCGCCGTCATCCCCTACGACCGCCCGGGCGTCGACGCCGCCCTCCTCGCCGGGCAGGCGCTCCGCGAGGCACGTCCCGGCAGCCCGGCCCAGATCGCCCTGGCCAGGCTGGCCGCGTTCCTGTTCCCCGCCCAGACCGTCCAGTCCCGCCGCCGCCGGGGTCGCGCAGGCGCCTCCGTCACCGCGGCCACCGGAGCCGGACCATGA